The genomic window CGCACACATCACGACGAAGCCCCAACGTTTATCAGTTGACCCGGCCAGGTCGTATGACGCCGGTCACATTGACGCCGGGGAGGACGTTTGCCCAGCCAGACACTGTACGGCGTCAACATTTGGGTGACGTAAAGGGTGCATGGAGTGACGGGTTCCGAATGGGGAACACCGGGCGCCACGAGGGGCGTCAACCGCCCGCGGGCGGCGGGCCGTCAGACCCGCAGCGCCTCGTCCAGGGTGAGCACCGGGCGGAAGACCGCGTCGAGGCCGGTCATCGCCAGCAGCTTGCGGGTCGGCGGATGGGAGCACGCCATCGCGGTGCGGCCGCCGCGCTCCAGGACCCGGCGGCGGGCGCGTACCAGCAGCGCCAGGCCGAAGCAGTCGATGAACTCCAGCGGCCCGAGGTCGAAGACCACGAGCAGCGGCAGCGGCCACAGCGCGGCCGCGTCCAGGTGCGGGTGGACGCCCTGCGCGCTGCCGAGATCGATCTCGCCGGCCAGCTCCACGACGGTGACCTGCTCGACGCGGTACGTTCTGGCGTACGGCGTCCGCGCCGGGATCACGTCGCCGAGCCTGCGGCCGAACTCCGGCCGGTCCTCGCGGCCCGCGTCCGCGCGGTCGCCGTTGACCCCCTCGTGCACCCGCATCCCCCGTCCCCCTGGCGTGACCTGCGTAACCGTAGCGGCGTCGCGGTCCCGTCGGGGAGTCGACGGGGAGTCGACGGGGGGTAAACCAGGTCGATATTCACCCGCAAGGGTGAAGATCAACAGAAAGCGTGCGTAACCTCACAACTCCCGCTGAAACGTGTTCAGCCAGTTCAGGGAGTCCGCCGGGGTCAGGGCGAGCTGCCCCAGCGCGTT from Streptomyces sp. NBC_01198 includes these protein-coding regions:
- a CDS encoding anti-sigma factor antagonist (This anti-anti-sigma factor, or anti-sigma factor antagonist, belongs to a family that includes characterized members SpoIIAA, RsbV, RsfA, and RsfB.) → MRVHEGVNGDRADAGREDRPEFGRRLGDVIPARTPYARTYRVEQVTVVELAGEIDLGSAQGVHPHLDAAALWPLPLLVVFDLGPLEFIDCFGLALLVRARRRVLERGGRTAMACSHPPTRKLLAMTGLDAVFRPVLTLDEALRV